In a genomic window of Candidatus Marinarcus aquaticus:
- a CDS encoding DegT/DnrJ/EryC1/StrS family aminotransferase, which yields MFKLTPRLKPNYTFSDWIAALNIFQKNPIDSYEKEFANKFQNYYGVMFQHGRTGLYALLKVWELENDEVICPAYTCVVVPNAIVLSGNIPVFVDSSKESFNMNLELLEKTITEKTKAIVVTHIFGYPMDVVKVQEIVKNAEQKYGHKIYVIQDAAHSYGAKWQEKLVTKYGDAAIFGSNISKVINSIFGGMVSTNSKETYEKLKSWRKSNSKASGFSKSIKRFIYFVAVNIAFNSYVYGFVNWLERIGALDRFVKYFEEDKIYFPTDWDMMPSSIEARVGRNQLKKYNYIMENRIKNAKNWINKLQDEECQFMQDMQGSTYSHCVALVENRDEWLEKYRNEGIQLGILIEYSIPYMKAYESYKRGEYPVSLEYSKKSINFPNWV from the coding sequence ATGTTTAAGTTAACCCCTAGACTTAAACCTAACTACACTTTTAGTGACTGGATAGCAGCATTAAATATATTTCAAAAAAACCCAATAGACTCTTATGAAAAAGAGTTTGCAAATAAGTTTCAAAATTACTATGGGGTTATGTTTCAACATGGTCGAACAGGACTTTATGCTCTTTTAAAAGTATGGGAGCTTGAAAATGATGAAGTGATATGCCCTGCTTATACATGTGTAGTTGTTCCAAATGCTATAGTGCTTAGTGGAAATATACCAGTGTTCGTAGATAGTAGTAAAGAGAGTTTCAATATGAATTTAGAACTTTTAGAAAAAACTATAACTGAAAAAACAAAAGCCATAGTTGTAACACATATCTTCGGTTATCCTATGGATGTAGTAAAAGTACAAGAGATAGTAAAAAATGCAGAGCAAAAGTACGGACATAAAATATATGTGATACAAGATGCAGCTCATAGTTATGGAGCTAAATGGCAAGAGAAACTTGTGACTAAATATGGTGATGCGGCAATATTTGGCTCAAATATCAGTAAAGTTATCAATTCTATATTTGGTGGTATGGTTAGTACAAACTCTAAAGAAACTTATGAAAAACTAAAGTCTTGGAGAAAAAGCAATTCAAAAGCATCAGGATTTTCAAAATCGATAAAAAGATTTATCTATTTTGTAGCTGTAAATATTGCATTTAACTCTTATGTGTATGGGTTTGTTAATTGGTTGGAACGAATAGGTGCTTTAGATAGATTTGTAAAGTATTTTGAAGAAGATAAAATATATTTTCCTACTGATTGGGATATGATGCCTTCATCCATAGAAGCAAGAGTAGGACGAAATCAGCTCAAAAAATATAACTATATAATGGAAAATAGAATTAAAAATGCTAAAAATTGGATAAATAAACTTCAAGATGAAGAGTGTCAGTTTATGCAAGATATGCAAGGCTCTACTTATAGTCACTGTGTGGCATTAGTTGAAAACAGGGATGAGTGGCTTGAAAAGTATAGAAATGAGGGGATTCAGCTAGGCATACTTATAGAATACTCTATACCATATATGAAAGCGTATGAGAGTTATAAGCGAGGGGAATATCCTGTAAGTTTAGAATACAGTAAAAAATCTATAAATTTTCCAAATTGGGTGTAA
- a CDS encoding class I SAM-dependent methyltransferase yields MGVKQKKDKITDSFKGQKRMYQNIEYLKIKIYESSSFQKKKLELFFESRESTFLDEFELFLKDYIMYLNKNNMTIEYGIDAYLKMVNDMFKSQVKFMRTGKYPVSKTSEAIDNVYNDKKEMLSYMIGLALSQYLWSTHYEMFNHLKDELEKNKKSIKNYLEIGPGHGLFLKNAIDILDKDTTMTAIDISPISLEISKSIIEYFYSSKNIEFINEDMLKLELDSNCDFIVMGEVIEHVETPELLLKKVSRLLSQNGKAFLSTCVNCPAIDHVYHFHTVDEIRNMFSKCGLEIVSEKVLPVENLPMCEIVDKKITINYSAIVKRA; encoded by the coding sequence TTGGGTGTAAAACAAAAAAAAGATAAAATTACGGATAGCTTTAAAGGACAAAAAAGAATGTATCAGAATATTGAGTATTTAAAAATAAAAATTTATGAAAGTTCATCATTTCAAAAGAAAAAATTAGAACTTTTTTTTGAATCGAGAGAGAGTACTTTTCTAGATGAATTTGAACTGTTTCTAAAAGATTATATAATGTATTTAAATAAAAATAATATGACCATAGAGTATGGCATAGATGCTTATTTAAAAATGGTTAATGATATGTTTAAATCACAAGTAAAGTTTATGAGAACAGGTAAATACCCTGTATCTAAAACCAGTGAAGCCATTGATAATGTTTATAATGATAAAAAAGAGATGTTATCTTATATGATAGGACTTGCACTATCTCAATATTTGTGGAGTACTCATTACGAAATGTTTAATCATCTAAAAGATGAGTTAGAGAAAAATAAAAAAAGTATAAAAAACTATTTAGAAATTGGTCCAGGTCATGGATTATTTCTCAAAAATGCAATCGACATCTTAGATAAAGATACAACAATGACTGCTATAGATATATCTCCTATATCTTTAGAAATTTCAAAGTCTATCATTGAGTATTTTTATTCAAGTAAAAATATAGAGTTTATAAATGAAGATATGTTAAAACTTGAGTTAGATTCAAATTGTGATTTTATAGTTATGGGTGAAGTTATTGAGCATGTTGAAACACCAGAACTTTTATTGAAAAAAGTTTCAAGATTATTGAGTCAAAATGGAAAAGCATTTTTATCAACTTGTGTTAATTGTCCTGCAATAGACCATGTGTACCATTTTCATACAGTAGATGAAATACGAAATATGTTTAGTAAATGTGGATTAGAAATAGTTTCCGAAAAAGTTTTGCCTGTTGAAAACTTACCAATGTGTGAAATCGTAGATAAGAAAATAACTATTAATTATTCAGCAATAGTGAAAAGGGCTTAA
- a CDS encoding SDR family oxidoreductase: MTRYEKINIGDTAEIKHTISEEDIKKFVDLSGDDNRLHIDKEFASKTSFKKPVAHGMIGASFISTIIGTKIPGDGALWYAQNLEFLLPVRVGDKLTIMAKVLKKIDRQNSIELQTDIFNQHKQKVTAGIAKVKIIEDEKKEDIEDQQVEKVALIVGATGGIGFETARTLAKDGFELILHYNSNKSKAEQLKVELENLTDQKIILVQANLLNEQETNEMFFEIKRYFNSITSFVNASTLHFGNIKVNSLEWSDMSSQIDINIKSNFNLIKKIIPFMEVNSYGKVVFITTQATEQFNSEWLHYITAKSALNGFAKALAIELASKGIRVNLVSPGMTDTELISDIPEKVKLLTSAKTPLKRLAKPQDIANTISYLVSEKSDFLTGETVRVNGGQVMI; this comes from the coding sequence ATGACTAGATATGAAAAAATCAATATTGGTGATACAGCAGAGATAAAACATACTATTTCAGAAGAGGATATAAAAAAATTTGTTGATTTAAGCGGTGATGATAATAGATTACATATAGATAAAGAGTTTGCAAGTAAAACATCATTTAAAAAACCAGTTGCCCATGGCATGATAGGAGCTTCATTTATATCTACAATAATTGGCACTAAAATACCAGGTGATGGTGCATTATGGTATGCACAAAATTTGGAGTTTTTATTGCCTGTTAGAGTTGGTGATAAGCTTACAATTATGGCAAAAGTATTAAAAAAGATAGATAGACAAAATAGTATTGAGCTCCAAACAGATATATTTAATCAACACAAACAAAAAGTTACTGCAGGTATTGCAAAAGTAAAGATTATAGAAGATGAGAAAAAAGAAGACATAGAAGATCAACAGGTTGAAAAAGTTGCTTTAATAGTAGGTGCAACTGGCGGAATTGGTTTTGAAACTGCAAGAACTTTAGCAAAAGATGGTTTTGAGTTAATCCTTCATTATAACTCCAACAAATCAAAAGCAGAGCAGCTTAAAGTTGAACTTGAGAATCTCACAGATCAAAAAATTATTTTAGTTCAAGCGAACCTTTTAAACGAACAAGAGACAAATGAAATGTTTTTTGAAATAAAACGATACTTCAATTCAATAACTTCGTTTGTAAATGCTTCTACTTTGCATTTTGGAAATATTAAAGTAAACAGTTTAGAATGGAGCGATATGTCTTCTCAAATTGATATAAATATTAAATCAAACTTCAATTTAATAAAAAAAATTATCCCATTTATGGAGGTAAATAGTTATGGTAAAGTTGTTTTTATAACAACTCAAGCAACAGAGCAATTTAATAGCGAATGGTTGCATTATATTACTGCAAAATCTGCTTTAAATGGATTTGCTAAAGCATTGGCTATTGAACTAGCTTCAAAAGGTATTAGGGTAAATTTAGTTTCTCCTGGGATGACAGATACAGAGCTTATTTCTGATATTCCAGAAAAAGTCAAACTTTTAACCTCTGCAAAAACTCCTTTAAAAAGACTTGCAAAACCTCAAGATATAGCAAATACTATAAGCTATTTAGTATCCGAAAAATCTGATTTTTTAACAGGTGAAACCGTTAGAGTCAATGGTGGGCAGGTGATGATATGA
- a CDS encoding HAD-IIIC family phosphatase, translated as MMEMKYSEIIKENKKLEQTDKHSYKIAILSNIMVHQSKEICEYTLRKNGINAEVILGDYDNIVQDSLKYQKVNAVLIFWELWNFIDGLQYKIELLSDEEFSAIINKTKQEVDMVFNNLSKVSLVVVNRFSSIVFNHLSLKENRLNILVAELNQYLELKKNIKLIDIDKVIASLSIGRSIDLRYYYSSKTLYSIDFYKKYFEYIKPVFLSANGKTKKALIFDCDNTLWKGILGEDGFDKIKMYEEVQYLAVQLAKRGVIIGLCSKNNLQDVDEVLEKHPDMILRDEHIVIKKINWEDKASNLKAIAKELNIGLDSLVFIDDSNFEVNLIKEKFPMLNVFQVPKKEYEYAMMMRTISNLFYNSKETKEDLEKVKMYKAQVARTEVEQSIGNIEEYLKSLELQITIYVDDLKLVPRISQMTQKTNQFNLTTKRYTETDIKNFINSSKHIVIAIGVNDKFGDNGVVGLVIIEYNDDFGIIDTLLMSCRILGRNIEYKFMDTIIDILKEKNISKIEAQYVRTLKNEQVVDLYDRYGFEIVERNDKNIKYQQHIKEYKKRDLNYIGVRSGSEN; from the coding sequence ATGATGGAGATGAAATATAGTGAAATAATCAAAGAAAATAAAAAATTAGAACAAACAGATAAACATTCATATAAGATAGCTATTCTGTCAAATATTATGGTGCATCAATCAAAAGAGATATGTGAATACACTTTGAGAAAAAATGGCATCAATGCAGAAGTTATTTTAGGAGATTATGACAATATAGTTCAAGATAGTCTTAAATATCAAAAAGTTAATGCCGTTTTAATTTTTTGGGAATTGTGGAATTTTATAGATGGTTTACAGTATAAAATAGAATTATTGAGTGATGAGGAATTTAGTGCAATAATCAATAAAACTAAACAAGAGGTTGATATGGTTTTTAATAACTTGTCAAAAGTATCATTGGTGGTAGTAAATAGATTTTCATCTATAGTATTTAATCATCTTAGTTTAAAGGAAAATAGGTTAAATATTTTAGTAGCAGAACTGAACCAATATTTAGAATTAAAAAAAAATATTAAATTAATAGATATTGATAAAGTTATTGCTTCACTTTCTATTGGTAGATCTATAGATTTACGATACTACTACTCTTCAAAAACACTTTATAGTATTGATTTTTATAAAAAATATTTTGAATATATAAAACCTGTGTTTTTATCTGCAAATGGCAAGACAAAAAAAGCATTAATCTTTGATTGTGATAATACATTATGGAAGGGCATTTTGGGAGAAGATGGATTTGATAAAATCAAAATGTACGAAGAAGTTCAATACTTAGCTGTTCAATTAGCAAAAAGAGGAGTTATAATAGGACTTTGTAGTAAAAATAATCTTCAAGATGTAGATGAAGTCTTAGAAAAACACCCAGATATGATTTTAAGAGATGAACATATTGTCATTAAAAAAATAAATTGGGAAGATAAAGCATCAAATTTAAAAGCAATAGCAAAAGAGCTAAACATTGGACTTGATAGCTTGGTATTTATAGATGATTCTAATTTTGAGGTGAACCTTATAAAAGAAAAATTTCCAATGCTTAATGTCTTTCAAGTACCTAAAAAAGAGTACGAATATGCAATGATGATGAGAACAATAAGTAATCTTTTTTATAATTCAAAAGAGACTAAAGAAGATTTAGAGAAAGTCAAAATGTATAAGGCTCAAGTTGCAAGGACAGAAGTGGAACAAAGCATAGGAAATATAGAAGAGTATCTTAAGTCATTAGAATTACAGATTACAATCTATGTGGATGATTTAAAACTGGTACCAAGAATATCACAAATGACGCAAAAAACAAATCAATTTAATTTAACAACGAAAAGATATACTGAAACAGATATAAAAAATTTCATCAATAGCTCTAAACATATCGTTATAGCTATAGGGGTTAACGATAAGTTTGGTGATAATGGAGTCGTTGGGCTTGTAATAATAGAATATAATGATGATTTTGGTATAATTGACACTTTACTTATGAGCTGTAGGATTTTAGGCCGAAATATAGAGTATAAATTTATGGATACTATTATTGATATTTTGAAAGAAAAAAATATTTCTAAAATAGAAGCACAATATGTGAGAACATTGAAAAATGAGCAAGTAGTAGACTTGTATGATAGGTATGGATTTGAGATAGTAGAAAGAAATGACAAAAATATTAAATATCAACAACATATTAAAGAGTATAAAAAGAGAGATTTAAATTATATAGGAGTGAGAAGTGGAAGCGAAAATTAA
- a CDS encoding acyl carrier protein, translated as MEAKIKRVMSEVLGIDETLITDNTSPETIESWDSLKQMNLIVAFEEEFDIELSDEDISEMLNYKLIVEVIKEK; from the coding sequence GTGGAAGCGAAAATTAAACGAGTTATGAGCGAAGTGTTAGGGATTGATGAGACACTAATTACAGATAATACTTCACCCGAAACAATCGAAAGCTGGGATTCATTGAAGCAGATGAACTTAATAGTTGCATTTGAAGAGGAGTTTGATATAGAACTAAGTGATGAAGATATATCTGAAATGCTAAACTATAAATTGATTGTAGAAGTAATTAAAGAGAAATGA
- a CDS encoding acyltransferase, translating into MIEEYVWWIVRNWPGYEGMLLRYWILKFLVKKIDGMCYISQGCTITNCRNIIIGKNFACNRNVIIDGTGGLTIGNDVGFGPNCVLLTHEHTMFTSKGYFVDQNYKSKLTSIGNNVWISSNCFLKAGVKIGDNVVIAANSHLIDDAPNGSKWIGNPAKNYYKVMREHIKK; encoded by the coding sequence TTGATTGAAGAGTATGTTTGGTGGATTGTTCGAAATTGGCCTGGGTATGAGGGAATGCTACTTCGTTATTGGATTTTGAAATTTTTAGTAAAAAAAATTGATGGAATGTGCTATATAAGTCAAGGATGTACAATAACTAATTGTAGAAATATTATAATTGGTAAAAATTTTGCATGTAATCGCAATGTTATCATAGATGGTACAGGAGGGCTTACAATTGGAAATGATGTAGGATTTGGCCCAAATTGTGTATTGTTAACTCATGAACATACCATGTTTACCTCAAAAGGGTATTTTGTTGATCAAAATTATAAAAGTAAACTTACTAGTATTGGAAACAATGTTTGGATATCATCAAATTGTTTTTTAAAAGCAGGAGTTAAAATAGGAGATAATGTTGTTATTGCAGCTAATTCTCATCTGATAGATGATGCTCCAAACGGTTCAAAATGGATAGGAAATCCAGCAAAAAACTATTATAAAGTTATGAGAGAACATATTAAAAAATGA
- a CDS encoding GNAT family N-acetyltransferase: MFDYKIYQNQEFLQILEDVYQIEKVKIFEDEQLNNITTFYQSKKKKGNIFNMPFNFYYTPHFSEENKNVFFDQLNKFSIQNNSNIVIKSLIKYDDFHYVSQNMNSILDVSKVNSYEAYFNSLRKNFRQNIRTSYNKLPNDIEFKIINNINELELFYITLSELYIDKHKMVFQPFDLYRKLFESGIAKYFVYKKNNQILSAIVIIEDENKVHYNWGITHNDYYKYSLNTLLVNEMIKHYFDKNIQYVDFGATPNSDEKLLYFKSRWGCEHYSVYEYYTLNKPLEIDLNNSYKLPRNIYSKFPKPFLRWLMPKIVPWLVH; encoded by the coding sequence ATGTTTGATTATAAAATATATCAAAATCAAGAATTTTTACAAATTTTAGAAGATGTTTATCAAATTGAAAAAGTAAAAATTTTTGAAGATGAACAGCTAAATAATATTACCACTTTTTATCAATCTAAAAAGAAAAAGGGTAATATCTTTAATATGCCTTTTAATTTTTATTACACTCCACATTTTTCTGAAGAGAATAAAAATGTGTTTTTTGATCAATTGAATAAATTTTCAATTCAAAATAACAGTAATATAGTAATTAAATCTTTAATAAAATATGATGATTTCCATTATGTAAGTCAAAATATGAATAGTATTTTAGATGTTTCGAAAGTTAATTCATATGAAGCTTATTTTAACTCATTAAGAAAAAACTTTAGACAAAACATAAGGACTTCTTACAATAAATTACCTAATGATATTGAATTTAAAATCATTAACAATATTAATGAACTAGAATTATTTTACATTACTCTTTCTGAATTATATATTGATAAACACAAAATGGTTTTTCAACCATTTGATTTGTACCGAAAATTGTTTGAATCTGGTATTGCCAAGTATTTTGTCTATAAAAAAAACAATCAAATTTTATCAGCCATAGTGATTATTGAAGATGAAAATAAAGTACATTATAATTGGGGAATTACTCACAATGATTATTATAAATATTCGCTTAACACATTATTAGTTAATGAAATGATAAAACATTACTTTGATAAAAATATTCAATATGTTGATTTTGGGGCAACACCAAATAGTGATGAAAAACTTTTATATTTTAAATCAAGATGGGGTTGTGAACATTATTCAGTTTATGAATATTACACACTCAATAAACCTTTAGAAATAGATTTAAATAATAGCTATAAGTTGCCTAGAAATATATATTCTAAATTTCCAAAACCATTTTTAAGATGGTTAATGCCAAAGATAGTTCCATGGTTAGTGCATTAG
- a CDS encoding lysylphosphatidylglycerol synthase transmembrane domain-containing protein, which yields MKLIKILFFILVLFLIYFSIKNIDIELFFNNFDRDFINALLFAQIPIFISSIFFTLRHMFFIDKALRFSIAFNAMLLSVGLNYIVPGRISELIKATYIRDKSNIGFSIGIGAVFLERFADLIVLASIALAGLTFFAMDIQGNSLIIVMFLICLIVAVIYFEKNILFLLNKLVLNKKLNNFLNTTYQHIKSQVFTKKFIIGLIYTFVIWFFSSLTIFVFLNIAGEIKLSSLEILMILLGGAIGLAIPALPGGIGTFEAIVVTILIKYGYDFNSALALAIGLRINNMLFVLPYALIIAFKNGTGLNKLYKDLRKKG from the coding sequence ATGAAGTTAATAAAAATATTGTTCTTTATATTAGTTCTATTTCTAATTTACTTTAGTATAAAAAATATTGATATAGAATTGTTTTTTAATAATTTTGATCGAGATTTTATTAATGCTTTGTTATTTGCTCAAATTCCAATATTTATTTCATCAATTTTCTTTACTCTCAGGCATATGTTTTTTATTGATAAAGCGTTGAGGTTTTCTATAGCTTTTAACGCTATGCTTTTAAGTGTAGGTTTAAACTATATAGTTCCTGGTAGGATTTCTGAATTAATTAAAGCCACATATATAAGAGATAAGTCTAATATTGGTTTTAGTATAGGTATTGGAGCTGTATTTTTAGAAAGATTTGCAGATTTAATAGTTTTAGCTTCCATAGCACTTGCAGGTTTAACTTTTTTTGCTATGGATATTCAAGGTAACTCATTAATAATTGTTATGTTCTTAATATGTTTGATTGTAGCAGTGATTTATTTTGAAAAAAATATTTTATTTCTTTTAAATAAGTTAGTTCTAAATAAAAAGTTAAATAACTTTTTAAATACTACATATCAACATATAAAGAGTCAAGTTTTTACAAAAAAATTTATTATAGGTCTTATATATACTTTTGTAATATGGTTTTTTTCTTCTTTGACGATATTTGTTTTTTTAAATATAGCAGGAGAAATAAAACTTTCTTCATTAGAAATTCTTATGATTTTACTTGGTGGAGCCATCGGTTTGGCTATACCAGCATTACCAGGTGGTATAGGTACTTTTGAAGCTATAGTAGTAACTATTTTGATAAAATACGGATATGACTTTAACTCTGCACTGGCATTAGCAATAGGTCTTCGAATAAATAATATGCTGTTTGTATTACCTTATGCACTCATTATAGCGTTTAAAAATGGTACAGGGCTTAATAAACTGTATAAAGATTTAAGAAAAAAAGGTTGA
- a CDS encoding DUF6798 domain-containing protein, whose protein sequence is MNKQKEFYNNKLRILIYIVLFLLSIFAWYQYTYDLDIKNALWGSSPFEFLETRKSYIHVLGYPSGIEAMVGSFFMYIYIFLYDILHIDGLIAEKIVIFFEIFSKIIAAYIIVNVLFKDEQTVKKDTIFFILALFCISGYALYSDLSRFANPFFVGLYYNIADSFRLIAIALFLKRKFLLGAVILSLSLLTHPLYAVIGAFFIFSCFVFAFKHFTKKEYIQIFLSSLIFIITLVVVYFNISLNDYLEVTQKVSKEVFIQWSLFNNFHWYPIEYGLFGVYHYERFLGFITISLLFLYSLYAKEKLTFIDKQVFIGWLSMIFLTILGVYFSWSKESVFMIKLSLTRASLLALEISILYIVYRFVSDIFNVNKSIIIRSLSFVLLISPFLIKAPFSYGISILLIVYHSFYNRKNLQYNTLFIMLWLLIVSSFILLVYYSRAGLIDLNYYENYFGTYFLVKLFIVVTIVLIMGNIIKLKLLKVIGLLGMISFISFLSYAWLSSRVLLKENIQLYAKDYKAVQLWVKNNTKKDAKFLLDPSLGSGWRLYSQRASFGTYREWTHNAWLYTQNFDYYEEGIKKFNEYNVNLEQARYNIQPRLQHYKNLEQDLQTYFYSFDKLWFDKVAQKYDLDYIVMIKSQIKKELNYNNVYDNDSFIVYKIK, encoded by the coding sequence ATGAATAAACAAAAAGAATTTTATAATAATAAACTTAGAATTTTAATATATATAGTTCTTTTTTTATTATCAATATTTGCATGGTATCAATATACATATGATTTAGATATAAAAAATGCACTGTGGGGTTCATCTCCATTTGAATTTCTTGAGACCAGAAAATCTTATATTCATGTGTTAGGCTATCCTTCTGGTATTGAAGCAATGGTTGGTTCCTTCTTTATGTATATTTATATATTTTTATATGATATTCTTCATATTGATGGATTGATAGCTGAAAAAATAGTGATTTTTTTTGAAATATTTTCAAAAATCATTGCAGCTTATATTATCGTGAATGTATTATTTAAAGATGAGCAAACTGTAAAAAAAGATACTATTTTTTTTATTTTAGCTCTTTTTTGTATCAGTGGATATGCATTGTATTCTGATTTATCACGATTTGCCAATCCTTTTTTTGTTGGTTTATATTACAATATTGCAGATTCTTTTCGGTTAATTGCAATCGCATTATTTTTAAAAAGAAAGTTTTTATTAGGTGCGGTTATATTATCCTTGTCTTTATTAACACATCCTTTGTATGCCGTGATTGGTGCATTCTTTATTTTCTCTTGTTTTGTATTTGCTTTTAAACATTTTACAAAAAAAGAGTATATTCAAATATTTTTAAGTAGTTTAATATTTATTATAACTTTAGTAGTTGTCTATTTCAATATTTCTTTAAATGATTATCTAGAAGTTACTCAAAAAGTATCAAAAGAAGTATTTATACAATGGTCTCTTTTTAATAATTTCCACTGGTATCCAATAGAATATGGTCTTTTTGGAGTGTATCATTATGAAAGATTTTTGGGATTTATTACAATAAGTCTATTGTTTTTGTATTCTTTATATGCTAAAGAGAAATTGACCTTTATAGATAAACAAGTTTTTATTGGTTGGTTATCTATGATATTTTTGACTATACTAGGAGTATACTTCTCTTGGTCAAAAGAGAGTGTATTTATGATTAAACTTTCTCTAACAAGGGCCAGTTTATTGGCACTTGAAATATCTATACTATATATTGTATATCGATTTGTCTCTGATATATTTAATGTAAATAAAAGCATTATTATAAGAAGTTTGTCTTTTGTACTATTGATCTCTCCTTTTTTAATTAAAGCCCCGTTTTCCTACGGAATTTCTATTTTGCTTATAGTATATCACTCTTTTTATAATCGAAAAAATTTGCAATATAACACTCTTTTTATAATGTTATGGTTATTAATAGTAAGTTCATTTATACTTCTTGTGTATTATAGTAGGGCAGGTTTAATAGATTTAAATTATTATGAAAATTATTTTGGAACATATTTTTTAGTAAAGTTGTTTATTGTAGTTACTATTGTTTTAATTATGGGTAACATCATTAAACTTAAATTACTAAAAGTAATCGGTCTTTTGGGAATGATTTCTTTTATTTCTTTTTTATCCTATGCTTGGCTTAGTTCAAGAGTATTACTGAAAGAAAATATTCAGTTGTATGCTAAAGATTATAAAGCAGTACAATTGTGGGTAAAAAATAATACAAAAAAAGATGCAAAATTTTTATTGGATCCTTCGTTAGGATCAGGATGGCGGTTATATTCTCAACGTGCATCATTTGGGACATATAGAGAATGGACACACAATGCATGGCTATATACCCAAAATTTTGATTATTATGAAGAGGGAATAAAGAAATTTAATGAATATAATGTAAACTTAGAACAGGCACGATATAATATTCAGCCAAGATTACAACACTATAAAAATCTTGAGCAAGACTTACAAACTTATTTTTATAGTTTTGATAAGCTATGGTTTGATAAAGTTGCTCAAAAATATGATTTAGATTATATTGTAATGATAAAAAGTCAAATAAAAAAAGAATTGAATTATAATAATGTTTATGATAATGATTCTTTTATTGTATATAAAATAAAGTAA
- a CDS encoding PIG-L deacetylase family protein, translating to MLQNFKEVYVLAPHTDDGELGAGGTISKLVEAGANVYYFAFSTAEQSVPEGFPKNILKKEVIEATSKLGIKKENVIIYNYEVRKLNYVRQEILESLIKHRQDLKPDLVLMPSLNDIHQDHSTIAQEGLRAFKNTTILGYELIWNNLTFNTTSFIKLDKKHVQMKCDALKEYKSQGIRDYMSEEFIFSLAKTRGVQIGTQYAESFEVIRWVI from the coding sequence ATGTTACAAAACTTTAAGGAAGTATATGTCTTAGCACCACATACAGATGATGGAGAATTAGGTGCAGGTGGTACAATAAGTAAACTCGTAGAAGCTGGAGCAAATGTATATTATTTTGCATTTTCAACTGCAGAGCAATCTGTTCCAGAGGGATTTCCTAAAAATATTTTAAAAAAAGAAGTTATTGAGGCTACTTCTAAATTAGGTATAAAAAAAGAAAATGTCATAATTTATAATTATGAAGTAAGAAAATTAAATTATGTTAGGCAAGAAATTTTAGAAAGTCTTATAAAACATCGACAAGATTTAAAGCCTGATTTAGTTCTAATGCCCTCACTTAATGATATACATCAAGACCATAGTACAATAGCGCAAGAAGGATTAAGAGCCTTTAAAAATACTACAATTTTAGGATATGAACTTATTTGGAACAATCTTACATTCAATACTACATCCTTTATTAAACTTGACAAAAAACATGTACAGATGAAGTGTGATGCACTTAAAGAATATAAATCACAAGGAATTAGGGACTATATGAGTGAAGAGTTTATTTTTTCATTAGCAAAAACGAGAGGAGTACAAATAGGTACACAATATGCTGAAAGTTTTGAGGTAATAAGATGGGTGATTTAA